A single window of Candidatus Poribacteria bacterium DNA harbors:
- a CDS encoding T9SS type A sorting domain-containing protein gives MTYDFPGSKNTYFFALGNDGRAAGHYEDSEGLHHGVVLLNGELRQYDFPGAVETEIYGISDATGALTGNFTDAAGVRRGFIGDTIVEAPGALETFADFVAAGRLVGSYIDADGIYHPYTRSPNGKFVSIDLPGAATLEYMFVHGINDAGIIIGRSKQVEDIPRTHVGTFRDGLQELTFPGSVSTEGYNINQDGSVVGHYTSADGSVHGFIARPVTADTLSPVDEVLSVVPVSDAYTFESIEVPGVDFLEVSASNDFGDYAGNTRSLDGEKTIGFTLIDGVFTTYDFPGSLNTYFYALDNAGKASGHYKDIDGVYHGVILEGGELQQYDFPGAAETHIYGLSDETGALSGNIVDAAGVSHAFSGELTITVPGAVNTYGDFVNTAGAVVGSYVDADGRFHGFIRHPDGSFTTIDLPEMPNLEFLFVNTITDAGVVGFRAKAANDILRSYLRLPDGTLQELRFPGSVRTVVRNVNQDGSLVGYYDLTDGQRYGFVGRPTTQLSEKDLGNTFSTRLSKGLNMLSVPLKPTIEMTARSLAVKTGATTVVTLDAANQQFVGWTPNAPDDGFPIEGAKGYIVNIPQTRDIVFTGTKWTNRVDAAAAPAVTRYQTWAFVVSGYLSGTQHFNGYLVTIRNKRTNTVMTTRVRSHNYFAAATADLNYRGVVELGDRLELTVTDTHGNIVSERFNFTVNPMNLANAVLNVALDGIGAPKQSLLLQNYPNPFNPETWIPYQLSENSLVSVSIYDTTGKLVRTLSLGFQSAGFYNSRERAAYWDGRNDLGERVASGVYFYQLTTPAFQQTRRMLILK, from the coding sequence ATGACCTACGATTTCCCGGGTTCCAAGAACACCTATTTCTTCGCGCTCGGTAATGATGGACGAGCCGCTGGACACTACGAGGATAGCGAAGGTCTTCACCATGGGGTCGTTTTGCTAAATGGCGAACTCCGACAATACGATTTCCCAGGTGCCGTCGAAACGGAGATATACGGTATTTCTGATGCGACGGGTGCACTGACAGGGAATTTTACCGATGCTGCTGGCGTTCGCCGTGGGTTCATAGGTGACACCATCGTTGAGGCACCCGGGGCATTGGAAACATTCGCTGATTTTGTGGCGGCGGGCCGGCTCGTCGGCAGCTACATAGATGCTGATGGGATATATCATCCATACACACGTTCCCCGAATGGTAAGTTTGTATCTATTGACCTCCCAGGCGCCGCAACTCTGGAATACATGTTTGTGCACGGTATCAACGATGCGGGAATTATCATTGGCAGATCCAAACAGGTGGAAGATATCCCGCGCACGCATGTCGGTACATTCCGGGACGGGCTACAGGAACTGACCTTTCCGGGCAGCGTTTCCACGGAAGGCTATAATATTAATCAGGACGGCTCTGTCGTCGGGCACTATACGTCAGCCGATGGAAGCGTGCATGGCTTTATTGCCAGACCTGTAACAGCGGACACCCTTTCACCAGTAGACGAGGTCCTCAGTGTCGTACCCGTTAGCGATGCCTATACTTTTGAGAGTATTGAAGTCCCGGGTGTCGATTTTTTGGAAGTGTCAGCAAGCAACGACTTCGGAGACTACGCAGGCAACACGCGAAGTCTTGACGGTGAGAAAACCATCGGTTTCACATTGATAGACGGTGTTTTCACTACATATGATTTTCCGGGTTCCCTGAATACCTATTTCTATGCACTCGACAACGCTGGAAAAGCCTCCGGACACTACAAAGATATAGATGGCGTTTACCACGGTGTTATTTTAGAAGGTGGCGAACTGCAGCAATACGATTTTCCCGGGGCAGCCGAAACCCATATCTACGGTCTTAGTGATGAAACCGGGGCATTGAGTGGTAACATCGTCGATGCCGCGGGAGTCTCCCACGCCTTCTCAGGGGAGCTGACAATTACAGTCCCCGGTGCTGTCAACACTTACGGGGACTTTGTTAACACCGCAGGTGCGGTCGTCGGCAGCTACGTGGATGCCGATGGAAGGTTTCATGGGTTCATACGTCACCCCGACGGCAGTTTTACGACTATCGACCTTCCAGAAATGCCGAACCTTGAATTCCTATTTGTGAATACTATCACGGATGCCGGTGTTGTCGGCTTCAGAGCCAAAGCTGCAAATGATATTCTGCGGTCCTATCTCCGTCTGCCGGATGGCACCCTGCAAGAATTGCGGTTCCCAGGCAGTGTTCGCACCGTCGTCCGAAATGTGAATCAGGATGGAAGTCTTGTCGGCTATTATGACTTAACAGACGGACAGAGATACGGTTTCGTCGGCAGACCGACAACACAATTAAGCGAGAAAGATTTGGGCAATACTTTCTCCACGCGCCTCTCTAAAGGTTTGAACATGCTATCTGTCCCCTTGAAACCGACGATCGAGATGACAGCGCGATCGCTCGCAGTAAAGACAGGGGCGACAACGGTTGTTACGCTTGATGCCGCGAACCAACAGTTCGTTGGATGGACGCCGAACGCACCTGACGATGGATTCCCAATTGAAGGCGCAAAAGGATACATCGTCAACATACCACAAACACGTGATATCGTCTTCACCGGAACAAAGTGGACAAATCGGGTGGATGCCGCCGCAGCCCCCGCCGTCACCCGCTATCAGACATGGGCGTTCGTTGTCAGCGGGTATCTAAGCGGCACACAGCACTTTAACGGGTATCTCGTTACTATCCGCAACAAACGGACGAATACCGTTATGACAACTCGAGTGCGCAGTCATAATTATTTTGCTGCTGCTACCGCTGACCTCAACTACCGGGGCGTTGTGGAACTCGGGGATAGGTTGGAATTAACCGTAACGGACACCCACGGAAATATCGTCTCAGAAAGATTCAATTTCACTGTGAATCCTATGAATCTTGCAAATGCCGTTCTGAATGTGGCGTTGGATGGTATTGGTGCCCCGAAACAGAGTCTTCTGTTGCAGAACTACCCGAACCCGTTTAACCCAGAAACATGG